One segment of Streptomyces sp. YIM 121038 DNA contains the following:
- a CDS encoding alpha-hydroxy acid oxidase has translation MSRIEEFHDRARAALDRVHYDYYAGGCGAETALADNERAFAELALLPRVLRGNDRRDTGVALLGDRASLPVVVSPTAFHRLAHPDGERATARAAARAGTVLVTSMAATVAVADVVAAARAVRADAAVWFQVSFHPDDDVTTALVRRAAKAGCTALVVTVDTPVFGRRTRDERNGFHDLPPDLAPENLRDLPGTPPGGTLPIAMSPEFTWRHLRRLRDLTHLPVVLKGVLHPADARTAVDEGADAVWVSNHGGRQLDAAPGAVRALPRVAAAVAGRVPVLLDGGVRSGADVAAALALGATAVGVGRPVLWGLAADGEAGVRDVIELLRADFDHVLALCGGRGPADLTADMVVTRAWPPAGPDERAGQGR, from the coding sequence ATGTCCCGCATCGAAGAGTTCCACGACCGCGCCCGCGCCGCGCTCGACCGCGTCCACTACGACTACTACGCCGGGGGCTGCGGGGCCGAGACCGCCCTCGCCGACAACGAGCGCGCCTTCGCCGAACTGGCCCTGCTGCCCCGGGTCCTGCGCGGCAACGACCGGCGGGACACCGGGGTCGCGCTGCTCGGCGACCGCGCCTCGCTGCCGGTCGTTGTCTCCCCCACCGCCTTCCACCGCCTGGCCCACCCCGACGGCGAACGCGCCACCGCCCGCGCCGCCGCGCGGGCCGGGACCGTCCTGGTGACCAGCATGGCGGCCACGGTGGCCGTCGCCGACGTGGTGGCCGCGGCGCGGGCCGTGCGCGCGGACGCCGCCGTGTGGTTCCAGGTCTCCTTCCACCCGGACGACGACGTCACGACCGCCCTCGTGCGCCGCGCCGCGAAGGCGGGCTGCACGGCCCTCGTGGTCACCGTGGACACCCCGGTCTTCGGCCGCCGCACCCGCGACGAGCGCAACGGCTTCCACGACCTGCCGCCGGACCTCGCGCCCGAGAACCTGCGCGACCTGCCCGGCACCCCGCCGGGCGGCACCCTGCCCATCGCCATGTCCCCGGAGTTCACCTGGCGGCACCTGCGCAGGCTGCGCGACCTCACGCACCTGCCCGTGGTCCTCAAGGGAGTGCTGCACCCAGCGGACGCGCGTACCGCCGTCGACGAGGGCGCGGACGCGGTCTGGGTGTCCAACCACGGCGGCCGCCAGCTCGACGCGGCACCGGGAGCCGTCCGCGCGCTGCCGCGGGTCGCCGCGGCGGTCGCGGGGCGCGTGCCCGTGCTGCTCGACGGCGGGGTCCGCTCCGGAGCCGACGTCGCGGCCGCGCTGGCGCTCGGCGCCACGGCGGTCGGGGTGGGCAGACCCGTGCTGTGGGGCCTCGCGGCGGACGGCGAGGCTGGTGTGCGGGACGTCATCGAACTGCTGCGCGCGGACTTCGACCACGTCC